Proteins from one Salmo salar chromosome ssa07, Ssal_v3.1, whole genome shotgun sequence genomic window:
- the LOC106609144 gene encoding protein DENND6B — protein MTCVMFPRMPWGHPVQLQTASVCGLQGLLVCRGGCLQQRCTHHTLLRELAHFYGYVYFRQVKDAAVKRLLSEVCNEIDQWQSPVPGLTLNLPVMGVVMQVRIPSKNDKPGGSPEKRAQKEVFPVLPDADALGAHAALGAHAALGAHAALGAHAALGAHAALGAHAARGAHAATVREPSPTVSSETVLALGSSITPLRYCCDYRPYFTIHDAEFKEYTTTTQAPRSQCDSGGH, from the exons ATGACCTGTGTGATGTTTCCCAGGATGCCTTGGGGACACCCAGTTCAGCTTCAGACTGCATCAGTCTGTGGGCTGCAGGGGCTCCTGGTTTGTAGAGGAGGATGCCTACAGCAGAGATGCACCCATCACACACTACTG CGAGAGCTGGCCCATTTCTATGGCTATGTCTACTTCAGACAAGTCAAGGACGCCGCTGTCAAGAGGCTACTTTCAGAAG TGTGCAACGAGATTGACCAATGGCAATCTCCGGTGCCAGGGCTGACACTCAACCTGCCTGTGATGGGCGTGGTCATGCAGGTCAGGATCCCATCCAAAAACGACAAACCAGGGGGAAGCCCGGAGAAACGGGCACAAAAGGAG GTGTTTCCAGTCCTTCCTGATGCAGATGCTCTGGGAGCTCATGCTGCTCTGGGAGCTCATGCTGCTCTGGGAGCTCATGCTGCTCTGGGAGCTCATGCTGCTCTGGGAGCTCATGCTGCTCTGGGAGCTCATGCTGCTCGGGGAGCCCATGCTGCCACTGTCAGGGAGCCCTCTCCCACTGTCTCCTCGGAGACCGTGCTTGCCCTAGGGAG CTCGATTACTCCACTGCGGTATTGCTGTGATTACAGGCCCTACTTCACCATACACGATGCTGAGTTTAAGGAGTATACCACTACGACACAGGCACCGCGA tcccaATGTGATTCTGGGGGTCACTAA